A single genomic interval of Noviherbaspirillum cavernae harbors:
- a CDS encoding LysR substrate-binding domain-containing protein codes for MRRVNFDLDALRSFAVGMELGSFAKAADRLGRSTSAVSAQLKKLEDQAGIALLRRSGRGMALTDAGEVMLGYARRMLELNDEAAMAVGVAGLEGSVRLGLQEDFGEHLLPAVLGRFARSHPGVRIEAKVARNAELVSDMMGGRLDLALTWQGAQDTPHMEEVGRYQLQWIGPADARPESWRDQSMPLPLVAFDAPCLMRTIATEALDRAGIPWRLAFTSHSLGAVWAAVAAGLGVTVRTGFGLRNNLRTLPAAEYGLPALPKVGLVLHRLEAEPDETCALLAADIRESVSA; via the coding sequence ATGCGGCGAGTCAACTTCGACCTGGATGCCTTGAGGAGCTTTGCGGTCGGGATGGAGCTTGGCAGCTTCGCCAAGGCAGCGGACCGGCTTGGGCGATCGACGTCTGCGGTCAGTGCGCAATTGAAGAAGCTCGAAGACCAGGCCGGGATCGCGCTCCTGCGCAGGTCTGGCCGCGGCATGGCATTGACGGATGCCGGCGAAGTCATGCTCGGCTATGCGCGGCGGATGCTCGAACTAAACGACGAAGCAGCAATGGCTGTCGGTGTCGCCGGACTCGAAGGATCCGTGCGCCTCGGATTGCAGGAAGATTTCGGTGAGCATTTGCTGCCCGCTGTGCTTGGCCGTTTCGCGCGCAGCCACCCGGGTGTACGCATCGAGGCGAAAGTGGCACGCAATGCGGAGCTGGTGTCCGACATGATGGGCGGCCGGCTCGACCTCGCGCTGACATGGCAAGGAGCGCAGGACACGCCGCACATGGAAGAAGTGGGGCGCTACCAACTGCAGTGGATCGGGCCTGCGGACGCACGCCCCGAATCGTGGAGAGACCAAAGTATGCCACTGCCCTTGGTGGCATTCGACGCGCCCTGCCTCATGCGCACGATCGCGACCGAGGCGCTGGATCGTGCCGGCATTCCGTGGCGGCTTGCGTTCACGAGCCACAGCCTCGGGGCCGTATGGGCGGCAGTCGCCGCCGGGCTGGGCGTGACGGTGCGGACGGGATTCGGACTGAGGAACAATTTGCGCACGCTGCCGGCCGCAGAGTACGGCTTGCCGGCGTTGCCGAAGGTCGGCCTTGTACTTCATCGTTTGGAGGCGGAACCTGACGAGACATGTGCATTGCTGGCAGCCGACATCCGCGAAAGCGTTTCGGCTTGA
- a CDS encoding carboxymuconolactone decarboxylase family protein — protein MTSMVGLGQKAFGHVVPKLAEVTDNVLFADIWERPGLSKRDRSLITVAALVSLYRLEQLPFHLAKALENGLTHEELAEAVTHLAFYAGWPAAASAVSLIDKM, from the coding sequence ATGACTTCAATGGTGGGGCTGGGGCAGAAGGCATTCGGACACGTTGTGCCGAAGCTGGCCGAGGTGACTGACAACGTGCTGTTCGCCGATATCTGGGAGCGGCCCGGTTTGTCGAAGCGCGACCGCAGCCTAATTACGGTGGCCGCGCTTGTCTCGCTGTACCGGCTCGAACAGTTGCCCTTCCACCTTGCCAAGGCGCTCGAGAACGGGTTGACGCACGAGGAGCTGGCCGAGGCTGTCACACATCTCGCGTTCTATGCCGGATGGCCCGCAGCCGCTAGCGCCGTGAGTCTGATCGACAAAATGTGA
- a CDS encoding tautomerase family protein translates to MPMARISLLKGKPQSYVKALSDGVHRAMVEAFDVPPDDRFQVIHQHELEELVFDRNYMGGPRSDNYVLICITAGKPRSTSMKEAFYRRLTEVLAESPGIRPEDVMVIINMTSFDGWSFSGSVAALFPQQEVTQ, encoded by the coding sequence ATGCCAATGGCTCGTATTTCGCTACTCAAGGGGAAGCCTCAGTCATACGTGAAGGCATTGTCGGACGGCGTCCATCGCGCGATGGTCGAGGCGTTCGACGTACCGCCCGACGACCGCTTCCAAGTCATACATCAGCATGAACTGGAAGAGCTCGTGTTCGACAGGAATTACATGGGTGGACCGCGCTCGGACAACTATGTGCTGATCTGCATTACGGCCGGCAAGCCGCGCAGCACGTCGATGAAGGAAGCCTTCTATCGCCGTCTGACCGAAGTGCTCGCCGAATCGCCTGGCATCCGTCCGGAAGATGTCATGGTCATCATCAACATGACGAGTTTCGACGGCTGGTCATTTAGTGGCAGCGTCGCGGCGCTGTTCCCGCAGCAGGAGGTTACACAATGA
- a CDS encoding DUF4865 family protein — MIAMQYSLLLPADYDMGTIDRRIAERGHLTDGFPGLAFKAYLHARKQGMPSTSDNLYAPFYLWNTTEGMNEFLCGPGFLGLTQSFGWPSVRTWSVWHAEMSQEVARAQYAMRETVLITPHADLSSLRRVESERSRELLSSRDILATVAGFEPTSWSLVRFQLWSKIPDRPLDGQAQIYGVGHVSTG; from the coding sequence ATGATCGCGATGCAATACAGTCTCTTGCTGCCGGCCGATTACGACATGGGCACCATCGACCGGCGCATCGCCGAGCGCGGTCATTTGACGGATGGCTTTCCCGGCCTGGCGTTCAAGGCCTATCTGCACGCAAGAAAACAGGGCATGCCTTCGACCTCTGACAACCTGTACGCGCCTTTCTATCTCTGGAATACGACCGAAGGCATGAACGAATTCCTGTGCGGCCCCGGTTTTCTGGGCCTCACTCAATCGTTCGGCTGGCCATCGGTGCGCACCTGGTCGGTGTGGCATGCGGAGATGTCGCAAGAGGTCGCACGGGCGCAGTATGCGATGCGCGAAACGGTGTTGATTACGCCGCATGCGGATCTTTCCTCATTGCGTCGTGTCGAAAGCGAACGTTCGAGGGAACTGCTATCGAGCCGCGACATTCTTGCAACCGTCGCCGGCTTCGAGCCGACGAGCTGGAGCCTGGTTCGGTTCCAGCTCTGGAGCAAAATACCAGACCGGCCATTGGACGGACAGGCGCAAATCTATGGCGTCGGCCACGTGTCGACCGGTTGA
- a CDS encoding carboxymuconolactone decarboxylase family protein: MTTSHARMEYNDFTRIAPAVSAALSEMGKAVSQSGLDKDLTELIKIRASQINGCAFCVQFHLNIARKLGVAASKLDMVAVWREAGIYTAREQAALKWTEVLTDVARRGSPDDVYGEVREQFSEVELAHLTAAIANINAWNRIAMGYRFSPQIPA, translated from the coding sequence ATGACGACATCCCATGCCCGCATGGAGTACAACGATTTCACCCGGATCGCGCCGGCGGTCAGTGCAGCACTGAGCGAGATGGGCAAGGCCGTGTCCCAGTCAGGACTCGACAAGGATCTGACCGAACTGATCAAAATACGCGCGTCGCAGATCAATGGTTGCGCGTTCTGCGTGCAATTCCATCTCAACATCGCGCGCAAGCTCGGTGTGGCGGCGAGCAAGCTGGACATGGTAGCGGTATGGAGAGAGGCGGGCATCTACACGGCGCGGGAACAAGCGGCGCTCAAGTGGACGGAAGTGCTAACGGACGTGGCACGGCGAGGCAGCCCGGACGATGTGTATGGCGAAGTCCGCGAGCAATTTTCGGAAGTCGAGCTGGCGCATTTGACGGCGGCCATCGCCAACATCAATGCATGGAACAGGATCGCGATGGGGTATCGCTTTTCTCCGCAGATACCGGCGTAA